A region from the Manihot esculenta cultivar AM560-2 chromosome 13, M.esculenta_v8, whole genome shotgun sequence genome encodes:
- the LOC110629698 gene encoding dCTP pyrophosphatase 1 yields MTGVSDGESVSLDLLKKKMAEFAQERDWDRFHSPRNLLLALVGEVGELSEIFQWKGEVPKGLPDWKEEEKIHLGEELSDVLLYLVRLSDICGIDLGKAALRKVELNAIKYPVGMCKGSSKKYNSNNDNDTL; encoded by the exons ATGACTGGTGTATCAGATGGAGAAAGTGTTTCTCTCGATCTTCTCAAGAAGAAAATGGCGGAGTTTGCTCAGGAAAGGGACTGGGATCGATTTCACAGCCCCAGAAACCTGCTTTTGGCTCTG GTGGGTGAAGTTGGAGAACTATCAGAGATATTTCAATGGAAAGGAGAGGTGCCAAAGGGACTCCCTGActggaaagaagaagagaaaattcATCTTGGTGAAGAGCTCTCTGATGTTCTGCTGTATCTTGTGAGGCTATCTGATATATGTGGAATTGATTTGGGCAAAGCTGCTCTAAGAAAAGTAGAACTGAATGCAATCAAGTACCCAGTAGGCATGTGCAAAGGCTCTTCAAAGAAATACAACAGCAATAATGACAATGACACACTCTGA
- the LOC110628964 gene encoding ylmG homolog protein 1-2, chloroplastic, whose product MALMLSCQTGALFLSNTKLSGRPPVKPAASISSPIQGPLKPFSISINANKAPLASIFIAKQPRVRVLASGTSQHSQSPTLSRPTESQDLLTGSTRTLTTIVTLAFSLSRIFINSIQKLALSVGGISILPNLNELAAIRALQGNLIHSVGPLFFAAVRNRPKGFLNTPLTVVAAGLGKWLDIYSGVLMVRVLLSWFPNIPWDRQPLSAIRDLCDPYLNLFRNIIPPVFDTLDVSPLLAFAVLGFLGSILHSTRAAV is encoded by the coding sequence ATGGCACTGATGCTCTCCTGCCAGACCGGAGCTCTTTTCCTCTCCAACACTAAACTCTCCGGCCGTCCTCCTGTCAAACCCGCTGCCTCTATCTCCTCTCCGATTCAAGGACCTCTAAAGCCCTTCTCTATTTCCATTAACGCCAACAAAGCACCTCTAGCGTCAATTTTCATCGCCAAACAGCCAAGAGTTAGGGTTTTGGCGTCGGGAACCTCGCAGCACTCACAATCCCCCACTCTTTCTCGTCCTACCGAGTCACAAGACCTACTCACCGGGTCAACACGGACTCTGACAACCATCGTGACCCTTGCGTTCTCTCTGTCACGGatatttataaattcaattcAGAAATTGGCTCTATCAGTCGGAGGAATTTCGATTTTACCTAATCTCAATGAGTTGGCAGCAATTCGAGCTTTACAAGGCAACCTGATTCACTCGGTGGGCCCGTTATTCTTCGCCGCCGTCAGGAACCGTCCAAAAGGATTCTTGAACACTCCTTTGACGGTGGTGGCGGCCGGTTTGGGCAAATGGCTGGATATATACAGTGGAGTTTTGATGGTTAGGGTTTTGCTCAGTTGGTTCCCTAACATTCCCTGGGATCGCCAACCCTTATCGGCTATAAGGGACCTTTGTGATCCGTATTTGAACTTGTTTAGGAATATAATTCCTCCCGTTTTCGACACACTTGATGTGAGCCCACTTCTGGCATTTGCAGTACTGGGTTTTCTCGGATCCATTCTCCATAGCACCCGTGCAGCGGTTTGA